TTTCAGCACATGCTATAGTCAAtgttagtttgtgtgtgtgagggtcAGTCCTCGCTGAGAGGGAGCTTAGCAGTAAACTGTTATTGGCCGGGGGCCAccaactttctctctctccttgttCTGTGTCTGGCTGTCTACTTCATTTTGTCAGACATCAGACATGTGTGTTAAAGTCTCTTTCGAACCGTGAAGGGGCTCTATTGTGTTTTTCATATTCATGTACACTATGTGCCATGAAAAGCATGAAGTTTGTTAAAAATGACAGGCATAAACGGTGCAGGGGCATCTGAGAAGCCAATGGGAACGGAGTTACAACATCTGCAGCAACAAGTTTACGGAGCATGTTTACACAGCTGATAatgaaccaaaaaaaacaaaaacatttagggctgaaaaagtatatatatatatatataaaaaaatactttaatactTTTAGCTTCCTCACTACAAGTCAGAGAAAATGTTcttgaaattaaaaacattaaatcaatcaattaattaattaaaaatctgatgtaactgagtttgctgaaataaataattcataacatttatataattaacaaTAATGATTATAATTTATAACTGTGATTAGAAGtcttattaagaaatattaatatttagtgttatttttaaatcctctaaatataaatatttcaggAATAACAATGAAAATTCTCAGTTAGCACACACTGCAAGCCTTTAACATAATTAGACTTTAACCCGTAAActgatttgattaaaatatacaCCAAGTCCCTGAGTACGTCAGGAAAGGGGGCGTGGCGACGTGCGTCAATGTATCCACGTAATCCGGGAAGTAGGAAGTGCTGCGCACGCCCTTCAGTCGCAGAAACAGCACAGTGAGTATAAACTTCATCAGCtgtgttcatattaaaatgatttaatggcAAATAACAAAAACAGCTGTAGTTAGTTTGCATATGTCCTGTTTTCGTTAGCAAGTCCGGGTAATGTGTGCAGTTGTGTGATTAggaatttcattcattcatttcagaCTGAATGAagttattatttgtaataagtGATTGTAGTAATTGtaataattgaattaaattattacaatttataattcttaaaaaaaaaaaaaaatctaaattgctaATTGTTGTTTATCTTGGAATTGGTTTGTTAATTATTGTTTTGGTTATGGGCATCATAAATCACAAACTGCTTGGGttttttatagtaattttgaatgaatttttaTATACTAATTCTTATATGCAGTGGTTTAATGTTAATCACAGTGGGTGATCCTGTTAGTAAAGTTGtaaagaatataatttaataaaaatgaatgaatcaagctaagttgtttttgtgtttattttcagaGATGGCTCAGTTTGACAAAGTATCCCAAAAGTCCAAGCTGCATCCGAAGCCGGAGGGCCTGACGTTGCAGTATGGCACAGCTGGATTCCGCACTCACGCCAAACATCTGGATCACATCATGTTCCGCATGGGGCTTTTGGCAACTTTGAGGTCCAAAAAGACAAAATCCACCATTGGAGTCATGGTGACCGCCTCTCATAACCCAGAAGTAAGAAACGCACCCATCTGTGTCCACATGTACTGTCATAACAATAGAATAGTGCTGTGCTTTTCTCATCATGTTCTCATCATCATTTTCAGGAAGACAATGGGGTGAAGCTTATTGACCCCATGGGGGAGATGGTGACAGCGGTGTGGGAGGGATACGCCACACAACTCGCTAACGCCGAGCAGGACTCTCTTCTCAAGGAACTGAAGGACATTCTTGAGAAAGAGGACATCGACGTGAGCGAGCCGGCAAGTGTCTATGTCGGCAAAGACACCAGGTAGCCTGGCTTCTGTTTACACAGCGGCAAGGTTAACAAATGTTCAAATTGAAAGCTTAAGTACATAAAGAGAGAAGTTACCAAACCTGTAGACTTCATAGTGGCCAAGCCAGTAGATCAAGTCAGAAACGGCCAACAGAGGTTTCACAGTCTGAAAATGTGATTTCATATACACATTACATACATATAccttatttcattaaaaatctaaTGAGCAACATTTTCACTACTGGATTTATACTTGCACAGACATTTGTACAAAAAACCATTAAGACAAATTTTGTATAATTAAAAGTCACAGAAGTTTCATACATGAGTACAGTTGTTTCAAGTATTATACATATTGTACAAATGATCTGTTTTTGAGTTTTGTTTGTCATGTTGTTATTCCACAATATCAGCACTTTAGATATAGAtctatattttgtatttgttcttGCACTTATTATTTCAAAGAGCCTCTGAATtcatttgtaaattaaatatgtaaaaaaagaagaaaaaaagtaatttgtatgtaaaaaaaaaaaaaagtaatgtaaagCAAAAAGCGAATTTTTTGAGTAAAAGTAACATTTTGAGATCAACCAGATCTGTGTTTTTTATTATCCAACTCTTTCTTACAAAGCATGATTTATAAGGTACATACAATTTTGTgttgtaaacaaaaaatatattatttttctttattatttacttgATTTACATTCCCTGTTGCACTCATCTGTAGCATGTAGATTGGttgaatgtaatatataaaatgcataatttaagTGTAGTGTAACTTGTAtttctctgtgtttgttttcttcagaCCGAGCAGTGCTAGTCTCTCTCAGGCTGTACTGGATGGCGTTTCCAGTTTAGGCGGCAAAACTCATGGTGTGGTTATGGATTACAAAACTTGAATTTATTGACCTCAGTTATTTAGCTTAAAAGCTCATTTAAAGTTGTCTtgcatttgcattattttttagattGTAAGTACAGCTTGTTATGACTGTGCAAAGGTTGATGAATTGCTCTGTTGATTACATTGTGACAGATTGATGGGTGTGTGTTTCTCTTTAAGACTATGGTCTGGTCACCACTCCCCAGCTGCATTATATGGTGTGCTGTTGCAACACGCGTGGCTGCTACGGCAGTCCCACTGTTGAGGGCTACTACCAAAAACTCTCACAGGCTTTCCTTCAGCTCACCCAGAACGTAAGCGAGacataaaaacagtaaacattAATGATGCTGATTATTTCTAGCATTAATTGCTTCCCTGTTTGTATTCCAAAGGCCTCAAACCGCACCGATGATCAGAAGAGGCTTCAGGTGGATGGAGCCAACGGCATCGGCGCATTGAAGATGAGAGAAATGGAGGCGTTTCTTCGCTCCGAACTGCAGGTGGTGCTTTCGAATGACGGCAGTAGTGGGAAACTCAACCACATGTGTGGAGCAGATTACGTCAAAGTCCAGCAAAAAGCGCCTCAAGGTTTGTCTGAACTCCTTGAGGATGTGAACGTCTCGTTAGAAAACTGCACGTCTGATCCCAGCAGGGAAAAACCCTTTTATACGAAGATGGtgtaatatttgtgtttgtattgaccgagatagtttttttttttatgatataaTGATAGAAGCCTTGAAAAACACTACATTACTGGTCActactgatttatttatttttttaatgtttttgaaaattatttttaatgctcaccaaggctgtatttgtTTGATCATAAATGCagtatgaaaataatattgtgcaatattattactgtttaaaatgactgttttctgtgtattttaaggtgtaatttattcctgtgatgcaaagctgaattttcatcatcattactccagtcttcaatgtcacacgatccttcagaaatcattctaatatgctgatttgcgtctatattatcaatgttgaaaatgtttttgcttcttaatatttttgttttacattttttaggatACTTTAAGGAATATAATGttcgaaagaacagcatttatttgaattatacatttgtaacattgtaacattataaatatctttactctcacttttatCAATTTAGTGCTTCACtgcttcatttatttaatagatatttatttttttaaatcttacctatgccaaacttctgaatggtagtgtatcaaATTTTCCACAAAATCTTTATTAGCAGCAAAAAaaatttcaatatatatacaaataataagaaatgtttcttgagcagcaaatcagcatattagaatgatttctgaaggatcatgtgacactgaagactggagtaatgatgctgaaaattctgctttgccatcacaggaattaattcgattttagaatatattaaaacagaaaactgttattttaaattctaataatatgtaacaatatttcagtctgtagtttgatcaaataaatgcagccttggtgagcatattagacttcttttaaaattattaaaaatcgTAATTATTCCAAACGTTTGACCAGTAATGCACATCATTCTTTCATTCAGAATTATCTGAGAAATCTCTCACTTTTTTCTCTCCAGGTATGAATATGGGAGTAGGTGAACGCTGCTGCTCGTTCGATGGTGATGCCGATCGCATTGTTTACTATTACACCGACTCTAAAGGCTGCTTCCATCTGCTGGACGGAGACAAGATCGCTACTCTCATCAGCACGTACCTCAAAGAGCTGCTCACACAGGTTCTACACGCTCAAACACagtctaaaatgaaaatgaccacATCCAAATATGAATTCAGACACTaattttgtctgtgtgtgtgtgttcaggcaGGGTTGAACCTACAGATTGCTGTTGTTCAGACAGCATATGCTAATGGGAGCTCAACTCGCTACTTGGAGGATGTCATGAAGGTGATGGTCTACAAAATACCTTCTTGTACTATTGCATGCTCCTATTCATGCGTAAACTCAGTGTTTATGAGATATTAAGGTGAGCTTTGACGTCTCCACAGGTCGTTGTATGCTGTACGAAAACAGGAGTGAAGCACCTACATCATGCGGCACAGGAATATGATATTGGAGTGTATTTTGAGGCTAATGGACATGGAACTGTAAGTTCACTgcaaaataattgcattttataaataagGCAGAAAAAAGCTCTCAAAATATACAATATGAAGAATATACAACATAAAAGTATACAAGTTGGTTGGGGGGTTTTGATTTGTAAATTCAAAAATGGCAGCAACACTCGATTTTGAATTTAgaactttacattttatattttgaattagaatttttacatttcaaattttaaactttcttccaaaatgttatattttaaattattttaaaattttacatatTGAAGTTTGAATTTTACATGTTATATTTCTCAATTTACGTTTtgaattttaaagtttaaattttgaattgtaaattattttgaCCCTGCAGATAATGTGAGGgctaggatatatatatatgccatgCTGTTGTTATTCAAATGTTCAACTATACTTCATTTTTCCAAGACAATGCAAACTATGCTGTTTCTCATttgaataaagttgaaatgctTTTAAACTTGTATTCATGTGAAACCACCCAGTTTAGCATCTCCttcatgtttgatttagttcCTCTGATGGTCAAACGTTAGTTCAAACGAGTTCAGCAAATTTCAGTCCATCGGACAACAATTCTGCATGCTTATGTGATTTGCCCATTCAAGCTAACTTTTGATCTAGCTTTCCAGTTTAGAAACTTTAAAATCTatgatttttgagtttttgcTGGTATGTTGCAGGTTTTGTTTAGCAAAGCAGCACAGAAACAGATTCAGGAGCTGGTGAAAGACTTGAACACAAACGATGAGAGAAAACAAGCGGTGAAACTCCTGGAGAGCACAATCAATCTGATCAACCAGGTATAGACAAACACCATCAAACTAGGTGATCAGATGTCTTATTTAAACTATTCTATTCAATTATTCAAACTATTTTTCAATACTTAACTCCCTTTCTCTCTTCTGCAGACGGTGGGAGATGCAATCTCGGATATGCTAGTGATTGAAGCAGTGTTGGCCATCCGAGGGATGTCTGTGCAAGACTGGGACGCAATTTACACAGATCTGCCCAACCGCCAACTTAAAGTCAcggtgtgtgcttgtgtgtttgtctgtgagGTGTTTGAGTGTATGTACGTATATTTAACTGTTGTACTCTGCAGGTGTCAGACCGGCGTGTTATAGATACGACAGATGCAGAAAGGAAAGCCGTGACTCCAGAGGGTCTGCAGGATGCCATCGACTCGCTTgtaaagaaatacaaaaacgCTCGGTCTTTCGTTAGACCGTCTGGAACCGAAGATGTGGTCAGAGTCTATGCTGAGGCTGACACACAGGTGCACATGATCATTATGCTCGTTTTCTCTTATATATCGCAATATATTTGattgtaattgcaactttttctgtttttgtgcaggAAAGTGCTGATAGTCTGGCTCATGAGGTCAGTCTGGCTGTGTATCGTCTCGCCGGAGGAGTCGGAGACGAGCCAAAACCTTTACACTGATCAAACAGTCAGTCTGAATCCATCCAGTGAAAtgcataaatactgtaaatgtacagtaaactAGTATTTGTTGCacaaacaaatgttttgaatgttttggGAGATGACAAATGTTAATAGTTTACTCTTTGTACTGTATGAATGACCAACAATCTTTATAAATGGAAGCGTTTGATTACGAGGGGATGTTAAACCGTGATCGGTGTGAGCCTTTGTTTACACTCATTTCATTAGAGCAAAATCgagttttgccttttttttttaaattttacctACCATTTTGATTATAGAAGAAAATATCATTCAATAGTTTGGGGtaagatatttaaatgtttttgaaagaagtctcttatgctcaccaaggctgcatttgtttaataaaaatacagtacagacagcaatattgtgaaatattggtacaatttaaattttgttctaaatttgtcatttattcCCGTTatgttaaagctgaattttcagcatcattactccagtcttgatTCAttcggaaatcattctgatatgctgatttgctgctcattatcaatgctgaaaacagttgtgctgtttaatacttttgtggaaaccatgataattCTTTTCCAGGATTCtatgatgaaaagaaagttcaaaataacagctttTACTTGAAtcttgaaatcttttgtaacaatgtaataGTTTTTCTGTAACCTTTGTTCAAttgtaatgcatccttactgagtGAAAGGATTAatttatctaaaaaaaacaaacgaaacaaaactatttactccaaacttttgaatagtagtgtatgtGTAGCTGTCTAATAAAAACCTTATTGTACTAGAGATTGGGTGAATTACAACTAATGTAAAGCATATTGGATTGTATGTAGCATTATGTGATTTTATACCAATGATCTTTGCTATAAAGTTGCTGCATGGGTACTtagaaaatcaaataaatattttatcaccATCTTCTATCTAATATTTCGAATTTTCTTGCTATGTGAAAGCATTGCTTCTCTGAGTATGCCATATATGCACTTCAGACACAGAAAAACTGCACTAAAACAACATCAGCCACTGCTGCTATGCAATCAAACTTTATTTGACTTGAATCAGTTGACACATGGTTAAGCGCTTAATACACGCAGTTACAGAAGTTTAGTCAAAGCACTAAGTAGGTAGCAAAGGTTGAGAGACTTTTTGTGACGTTTGGTTTGTCACAGGTTTTGATAATGGAATGTGAGCTCTGAGCAACAACAACTCTTAAATGAATAAACTTTGATATGGAGGTTTGGAGTGAGATCTCTTGACTGTAATTCAATCATTCTCATCTGCAGCACCAGAGATAGTGATGGTACGTTCTTGTGTGTCCCTTTGAAACGTGTCCTCATCTGTCCTAACTGTTCTGCAACCAAAGAGAAATGGGCATTAGCTTCTACAACAACATTAAGAAACATTACACGCATGACTTTTAATATAATAACTTTTGCGTTGGAGCGGTGTACTTGTACCTAATGAGGACGGTCTTCCTCTCCGTCATCTCCACAGCCTGCTCGTGAGTGAACTCCTCCACAGACTCGTGATGGTTGTGGTCGACTATTGTGCTGCTGGAGAGCATCTTCTCAGAGGCGGCTGAGCTCAGCGCTCCACTGTGGGCTGCTGCCGCCCCGAAAACACTGCTGACCGTTCCAGCGCTCATGCTCATGAGAGACAGACCGCTCACCATACTGGACAAGCGACTGTCTTCTCCCTCTATCAGCTTCCTGCAAAACCACAGGCAAATCAAACAGAGTTAGACATGGGTATAGTTGCCAAGAATTTTGAACTATGTGTATATGGAAAAGTGTCTATGGACGCCCATCTCTATCATGggataaaaaaggtaattgtgactctTTGTAACCcacaattttgagaaaaaagtcagaattgtgggaAATGAACTTGCAGTTCTGAGGGAAAAAAGTCAGGCGAAAAAACTATTTCATggcgaaaaaaaaaacagaattgcaagatgtacaCTCTTAagaataaaggtgcttcacaatgccatagaataacctttttgtctaaatggttccgtaaagaacctttaacatctgaagaacctttctgtttcacaaaaggttctttgtggcgaataaggttcttcagattattaaaaggtaagaaagagctGGTTCTtcaaagaacctttgactgaatggttctttgtggaaccaaaaatggttcttctatggcatcgctgtgaagaaccttttaagcacctttatttttaagagtgaaaattcagaattctgagggaaaaaagtcagaattcctGGATTGAAACTTGTTGTTCTGAGAAGAAAAATCGGAATTATGAGATATGAACTTGCAATTGAGAGACaaaagaattgtgatataaaaagtcacaattatctttttttttttttaattctaaggtgggaataaaacagaattgtgagatataaactcagaattctgaggggGGAAAGTCAGCATTGCGAAATGTAAACTCTGAATTGCAAGAAACTTTTTCTTAGAATTGAGAGTTTTTATCTTGGAATTCTGAggttatttctcacaattctgagtttacagctttaaaaaaagCCTAAATTGCGAGATATTATGCATTGCTTGTTCAAGGTGATGTGGTGTGATGGCAGCCCTGCAGTACCTGTATGTGGTGATTTCAATCTCCAGCGACATCTTAATGTTGAGCAGATCCTGATATTCTCTCAGCAGAAGTGCAATCTTCCCCTTAATAGACTTCAGTTCCTCCTTTAGAGTCTCGATACGGATCTATGACacaatgtacaaaaatgtacaaaaaaagtgCCCAACCTGGGTCTCAATGATATTCTGCCCTAAACAATCTAAAGTTGATAAATTTGATTGGCTGCATTCGAAATCACCTATTAAATAGTTAGGTAGGTAGGTCCAGATTAcatttatactatatataatgtgtgtttttttaacagttATCAAGTAATTACTTTTCAAAAGAAGTACATACTTAGTATGTGATTTTGGACGCAGCCAATGTGACATGTTCTCTCTACATTGAAGGGGGCGTGGCTTTACCTGTagctcctcctcctctttcttGTATCTCTCCTGTGCTTCCTTCATCTGGAGCAGCAGTGCTTCATTCCTGTTTTTAAGAGCATCCAGTTCTCTCTGTTTATTCTGAATCTGAAAACACATACGCATTAAGTTTATAAGGCAGTACAGTTTGGTGCTTTTGTTAAATGAGGCACATTTCCCACACCTCTCTCTTGTAAGCTGTGATTTCCTCTCTGACGCTCCTCGCTGTTTCCACGTGCCGTGATGTTGCTTTGTTTAGATCTTGAAACTTCGCTTTATACCAAGCGTCCATCTCCTAGTGAACACCGACCAGGAAAACCATGAGCATATGTGAGCAAAACAGTTtagtatatttgtttttatttttgtcccgTCCTGATTACCTGCAGGTTTTGGGCGGCAATACTGTCATATTGAGCCTGGATCTGTTTGAGGGCGGACGCCAGATCAGGCAAAGAGAAGGCCACATCTACTTTAGCCACAGATCCATAAATCTGAGCCATCAGCTCCTCGATTTCCTGACATTCAGAAAATGTAGAGAaatcaaaactttttaattatttaccaTATTAATGCAATGGAAAAACCCACTAAAATCACATAGCAATTCAACAATATTCTCTATTTTTTATAACATTGATTATATTACTAGCACATTTAACAACAAAATTTTACAAttggcacactgtaaaaaaacattGCTGCCTCaagtttttaagaaaaataaattcaactaaAATGATATTAATCTGACGTAAAATGTAGTTAAATCTTATATAAGTTATTTTTTGATACAGTAATGGAAAAACATATGTTGCCATGATTTATCATataatttttcattatattatattatattatatatttataataatttgatgatatttataatattaaataatattatagtgAAATGCACCTTTTTGTGAATCCTCTGCATGAACTCAAGCTCCACTTCCAGGTTTTCCAGTCGTTTTTCCAAGGCAATTCGGGCGGATGTGGCTGCATCTACATCCTAGTAGACAGAAGGAGTTTGATCCCCAACCATTGTGCAAAACCAAGTGTTACGCACAACCTGATTTTGCTGAGTTCTATGTGTTCCTaggtcaacatctttgttgaccctggaacaacattgtgattagaAAAGAAACAGTTTCTGCATTAAGTCGGACCTTACCGGTCTGAAGGCTTCAATTTCAAGCTCTGCCTTTTTCCTGGCCTCCACAGCCTCCTCGTATTTCACCTTCAGCATTTCCAGCTGACCTGCCATGGCGTCCTTTGCTGCTACCGCCAGATCCTACAAAAGCAAAGGTAGAAACGAGCAAGTAATGATCAAGTTATGGTCTAAATGTGTAAGCGAGTTAGTCATAATGGCCCTGTGGTCATCCCTCACCCGCTGGACTTTCATCTGGTCAGCAATCCTCCTCAGCTCCCTCAGCTGATCCTCATAGAGCAGTCGCAGACCGGACGGCTTCACATGGTGGCCCTTGATGCCATCAATTTCTACCTCCAGCAGCTTGTTGCTCTGCTCCAGAGAGCGCACCTGGAACaagcacactcacactcacagacTGGTCTTCAAAGTGGGAAAGCAAAAGGAGAA
The sequence above is drawn from the Onychostoma macrolepis isolate SWU-2019 chromosome 04, ASM1243209v1, whole genome shotgun sequence genome and encodes:
- the pgm3 gene encoding phosphoacetylglucosamine mutase, producing the protein MAQFDKVSQKSKLHPKPEGLTLQYGTAGFRTHAKHLDHIMFRMGLLATLRSKKTKSTIGVMVTASHNPEEDNGVKLIDPMGEMVTAVWEGYATQLANAEQDSLLKELKDILEKEDIDVSEPASVYVGKDTRPSSASLSQAVLDGVSSLGGKTHDYGLVTTPQLHYMVCCCNTRGCYGSPTVEGYYQKLSQAFLQLTQNASNRTDDQKRLQVDGANGIGALKMREMEAFLRSELQVVLSNDGSSGKLNHMCGADYVKVQQKAPQGMNMGVGERCCSFDGDADRIVYYYTDSKGCFHLLDGDKIATLISTYLKELLTQAGLNLQIAVVQTAYANGSSTRYLEDVMKVVVCCTKTGVKHLHHAAQEYDIGVYFEANGHGTVLFSKAAQKQIQELVKDLNTNDERKQAVKLLESTINLINQTVGDAISDMLVIEAVLAIRGMSVQDWDAIYTDLPNRQLKVTVSDRRVIDTTDAERKAVTPEGLQDAIDSLVKKYKNARSFVRPSGTEDVVRVYAEADTQESADSLAHEVSLAVYRLAGGVGDEPKPLH
- the ngs gene encoding notochord granular surface; protein product: MSHSPERMSSYRRHFEGGLTSASTLQVRVSSPSPTRGPVRHRSASYTRRALSGSRKSRMTSSVSMGTLCLGMGLGVAGGAVDLDAAAAENQAFLSTRSSERKEMVALNDRLAVYIEKVRSLEQSNKLLEVEIDGIKGHHVKPSGLRLLYEDQLRELRRIADQMKVQRDLAVAAKDAMAGQLEMLKVKYEEAVEARKKAELEIEAFRPDVDAATSARIALEKRLENLEVELEFMQRIHKKEIEELMAQIYGSVAKVDVAFSLPDLASALKQIQAQYDSIAAQNLQEMDAWYKAKFQDLNKATSRHVETARSVREEITAYKREIQNKQRELDALKNRNEALLLQMKEAQERYKKEEEELQIRIETLKEELKSIKGKIALLLREYQDLLNIKMSLEIEITTYRKLIEGEDSRLSSMVSGLSLMSMSAGTVSSVFGAAAAHSGALSSAASEKMLSSSTIVDHNHHESVEEFTHEQAVEMTERKTVLIS